One window of the Saccopteryx bilineata isolate mSacBil1 chromosome 2, mSacBil1_pri_phased_curated, whole genome shotgun sequence genome contains the following:
- the N6AMT1 gene encoding methyltransferase N6AMT1 isoform X5 has product MGGEVTPAQSDAGSRPGDFPKEQGAVGRARPFRPPVMTARALTAATLRIVRDTPAPTLPVVGGARRRAVPDGMDSGATDASGSGGAGAEAETWGGRAAKPLEGAPLRSERVEICLEVGSGSGVVSTFLASMIGPQALYMCTDINPEAAACTLETARCNRVHLQPVITDLVKGLLPRLKEKVDLLVFNPPYVVTPPEEVGSHGIQAAWAGGRNGREVMDRFFPLVPDLLSPRGLFYLVTTKENNPEEILKTMKMKGLQGMTALTRRAGQEVLSVLKFSKS; this is encoded by the exons ATGGGGGGCGAGGTAACACCCGCGCAGTCGGACGCCGGAAGCCGCCCCGGCGATTTCCCGAAGGAACAGGGGGCGGTGGGCCGGGCACGTCCTTTCCGTCCACCGGTGATGACAGCACGCGCTCTGACGGCGGCGACCTTACGTATCGTGCGGGACACACCGGCTCCGACGCTACCTGTTGTGGGAGGTGCACGCCGGCGCGCGGTGCCTGACGGGATGGACTCTGGCGCCACGGACGCGAGCGGGAGTGGAGGGGCGGGGGCCGAGGCTGAGACCTGGGGAGGGCGTGCTGCAAAGCCGCTGGAGGGAGCTCCACTCAGGTCGGAAAG agTGGAAATATGCCTTGAAGTGGGGTCCGGGTCTGGAGTGGTATCCACATTCCTAGCCTCCATGATAGGTCCTCAAGCTTTGTACAT GTGCACTGATATTAACCCTGAGGCAGCTGCTTGTACCTTGGAGACAGCACGCTGTAACAGAGTTCACTTACAACCCGTGATTACAGATTTG GTCAAAGGCTTGCTACCAAGATTGAAGGAAAAAGTTGATCTTCTGGTGTTTAATCCTCCCTACGTAGTGACTCCCCCTGAAGAG GTAGGAAGTCATGGAATACAGGCAGCGTGGGCTGGTGGCAGAAATGGTCGCGAAGTCATGGACAGATTCTTTCCGCTGGTTCCAGATCTCCTTTCGCCAAGAGGGCTGTTCTATTTAGTTACCACTAAGGAAAACAATCCAG aagaaattttgaaaacaatGAAGATGAAAGGTCTACAGGGGATGACTGCACTTACTAGGCGAGCAGGTCAAGAAGTCCTTTCAGTCCTGAAGTTCAGCAAGTCCTAA
- the N6AMT1 gene encoding methyltransferase N6AMT1 isoform X6, with amino-acid sequence MAVTSTPTPVYAHVGRGAFSDVYEPAEDTFLLLDALEAAVAELPRVEICLEVGSGSGVVSTFLASMIGPQALYMCTDINPEAAACTLETARCNRVHLQPVITDLVKGLLPRLKEKVDLLVFNPPYVVTPPEEVGSHGIQAAWAGGRNGREVMDRFFPLVPDLLSPRGLFYLVTTKENNPEEILKTMKMKGLQGMTALTRRAGQEVLSVLKFSKS; translated from the exons ATGGCGGTGACCAGTACCCCCACGCCGGTGTATGCGCACGTGGGCCGTGGCGCGTTCAGCGACGTGTACGAGCCCGCGGAGGACACGTTTCTGCTGCTAGACGCTCTCGAGGCGGCGGTGGCCGAGCTCCCGCG agTGGAAATATGCCTTGAAGTGGGGTCCGGGTCTGGAGTGGTATCCACATTCCTAGCCTCCATGATAGGTCCTCAAGCTTTGTACAT GTGCACTGATATTAACCCTGAGGCAGCTGCTTGTACCTTGGAGACAGCACGCTGTAACAGAGTTCACTTACAACCCGTGATTACAGATTTG GTCAAAGGCTTGCTACCAAGATTGAAGGAAAAAGTTGATCTTCTGGTGTTTAATCCTCCCTACGTAGTGACTCCCCCTGAAGAG GTAGGAAGTCATGGAATACAGGCAGCGTGGGCTGGTGGCAGAAATGGTCGCGAAGTCATGGACAGATTCTTTCCGCTGGTTCCAGATCTCCTTTCGCCAAGAGGGCTGTTCTATTTAGTTACCACTAAGGAAAACAATCCAG aagaaattttgaaaacaatGAAGATGAAAGGTCTACAGGGGATGACTGCACTTACTAGGCGAGCAGGTCAAGAAGTCCTTTCAGTCCTGAAGTTCAGCAAGTCCTAA
- the N6AMT1 gene encoding methyltransferase N6AMT1 isoform X7, protein MAVTSTPTPVYAHVGRGAFSDVYEPAEDTFLLLDALEAAVAELPRVEICLEVGSGSGVVSTFLASMIGPQALYMCTDINPEAAACTLETARCNRVHLQPVITDLVGSHGIQAAWAGGRNGREVMDRFFPLVPDLLSPRGLFYLVTTKENNPEEILKTMKMKGLQGMTALTRRAGQEVLSVLKFSKS, encoded by the exons ATGGCGGTGACCAGTACCCCCACGCCGGTGTATGCGCACGTGGGCCGTGGCGCGTTCAGCGACGTGTACGAGCCCGCGGAGGACACGTTTCTGCTGCTAGACGCTCTCGAGGCGGCGGTGGCCGAGCTCCCGCG agTGGAAATATGCCTTGAAGTGGGGTCCGGGTCTGGAGTGGTATCCACATTCCTAGCCTCCATGATAGGTCCTCAAGCTTTGTACAT GTGCACTGATATTAACCCTGAGGCAGCTGCTTGTACCTTGGAGACAGCACGCTGTAACAGAGTTCACTTACAACCCGTGATTACAGATTTG GTAGGAAGTCATGGAATACAGGCAGCGTGGGCTGGTGGCAGAAATGGTCGCGAAGTCATGGACAGATTCTTTCCGCTGGTTCCAGATCTCCTTTCGCCAAGAGGGCTGTTCTATTTAGTTACCACTAAGGAAAACAATCCAG aagaaattttgaaaacaatGAAGATGAAAGGTCTACAGGGGATGACTGCACTTACTAGGCGAGCAGGTCAAGAAGTCCTTTCAGTCCTGAAGTTCAGCAAGTCCTAA